One Oligoflexus sp. DNA segment encodes these proteins:
- a CDS encoding ABC transporter ATP-binding protein, which translates to MALVEVRQVSKQFQQGETVIPVLRDLSFGVEAGDTVAIVGQSGSGKSTLLSMLAGLDQPTQGTITVDGQDLGRLTQNELTRFRGRSIGIIFQQFHLMRSLTALENVLLPLDILGLPNAEERAMDALTLMGLGARAKHLPQQLSGGECQRVAIARAFVVEPRILLADEPSGNLDTATGDKVMNLLFDAVAQRGMTLILVTHDMQLASRCKKRLPLVQGQLQTP; encoded by the coding sequence ATGGCGTTGGTTGAAGTCAGGCAGGTATCGAAGCAATTTCAGCAGGGAGAAACGGTGATTCCCGTGCTGCGTGATCTCAGTTTCGGCGTTGAGGCCGGAGACACCGTGGCCATCGTCGGGCAATCCGGTTCCGGAAAATCCACGCTGCTGTCCATGCTCGCGGGTTTGGATCAACCCACGCAAGGCACCATCACCGTCGATGGTCAGGACCTCGGCCGCCTCACTCAAAATGAATTGACCCGCTTTCGGGGTCGCTCGATCGGGATTATCTTTCAGCAGTTTCATCTGATGCGGAGTCTCACGGCTCTGGAAAACGTGCTTTTGCCCCTTGATATCCTCGGACTTCCCAACGCCGAAGAAAGAGCGATGGATGCCCTCACCCTGATGGGACTCGGAGCCCGCGCCAAGCATCTGCCCCAGCAACTCAGCGGCGGGGAGTGCCAGCGGGTGGCGATCGCCCGTGCCTTTGTCGTGGAGCCACGCATTCTATTGGCGGATGAACCGAGCGGGAACCTCGATACCGCCACCGGGGACAAGGTGATGAATCTTCTCTTCGATGCCGTGGCGCAACGCGGCATGACCCTCATCCTCGTCACGCATGATATGCAGCTGGCGTCCCGCTGCAAAAAACGTCTGCCTCTGGTTCAGGGCCAACTGCAAACACCTTGA
- a CDS encoding arylesterase, translating into MLLLFRRLMFALGLALVAIASPLAAKPVILSVGDSLTFGLGVPADKTWPALLEAKLKADGYPGVKVINAGSSGATTAFGVSTLKFHLKRGKPDLIIYALGANDGLRGIDPATTQKNLSTAMELIQAQGVKVLLLGMKAPPNYGEKFPKDFESSFIKVKDKYKPAFVPFFLEGVAGKAELNQADGIHPNEKGYEQVLALIYPKVKELL; encoded by the coding sequence ATGCTGCTTCTTTTTCGAAGGTTGATGTTCGCTCTCGGCCTGGCTTTGGTCGCCATTGCCAGTCCTCTGGCGGCCAAACCTGTCATTCTATCGGTTGGCGATTCTTTGACCTTTGGCCTTGGGGTGCCCGCGGACAAAACCTGGCCCGCGCTTTTGGAGGCGAAACTCAAAGCCGATGGATATCCTGGGGTGAAAGTCATCAACGCGGGATCCAGCGGCGCGACCACAGCCTTCGGAGTTTCCACGCTGAAGTTCCACTTGAAGCGCGGCAAGCCCGATCTGATCATCTACGCCCTGGGCGCGAACGATGGCCTGCGGGGCATCGATCCCGCCACGACCCAGAAAAACCTGAGCACGGCCATGGAATTGATTCAGGCGCAGGGCGTGAAGGTCTTGCTCCTCGGCATGAAAGCGCCGCCGAACTACGGAGAGAAATTCCCGAAGGATTTCGAGTCGAGCTTTATCAAGGTGAAGGATAAATACAAACCGGCCTTCGTTCCTTTCTTTTTGGAAGGCGTCGCGGGCAAGGCGGAACTGAATCAGGCCGATGGCATTCACCCGAACGAAAAGGGTTATGAACAGGTCCTGGCCCTTATCTATCCCAAGGTCAAAGAACTTCTTTAA
- the lysA gene encoding diaminopimelate decarboxylase: protein MSAFHDRNDQAYCEDLALSTIAKEVGTPCYVYSKSSILNQCKAILSAFSTYPTMPCYAVKANSNLSILKEIFKAGFGADIVSQGEMERALRAGVDPKKIVYSGVGKRADEIIAALRTGILAFNVESVAELELIATLAAERNLVAPVSLRVNPNIDAKTNPKITTGLFSTKFGLIESEARALAERVRQLPSLRLVGVGCHIGSQIVDVAPLAEAAVRMTQFAAGLRELGHQLEFIDLGGGVGIRYKSEVPPTMESYAQAILSAVKPTGLKLLIEPGRVVVGNAGVLLCSVLLTKRTPEKNFLIVDGAMNDLVRPTMYDSYHEIKAVKASRGPTETYDVVGPICETGDYFGKDRVLPPCAPGDLIYLASSGAYGAAMASNYNSRPRAPEVLVDGADYRVIRRRETLQDLWELEL from the coding sequence ATGTCAGCATTCCACGACCGAAACGACCAGGCCTATTGCGAGGACCTGGCTTTGTCCACAATAGCCAAGGAAGTGGGAACACCCTGCTACGTTTATTCCAAGAGCAGCATACTGAACCAATGCAAGGCTATCCTTTCTGCCTTTTCGACCTATCCAACGATGCCTTGCTATGCGGTGAAAGCGAACAGCAACCTTTCGATATTAAAAGAGATCTTCAAGGCCGGCTTCGGCGCTGATATCGTCTCGCAGGGCGAGATGGAGCGGGCCCTGCGCGCCGGAGTGGATCCCAAGAAAATCGTGTATTCCGGTGTGGGCAAGCGCGCGGATGAGATCATTGCCGCGCTGCGAACGGGAATACTGGCGTTCAACGTGGAGTCTGTGGCTGAGCTTGAATTGATCGCGACGCTCGCGGCCGAGCGGAATCTGGTCGCCCCTGTGTCCCTGCGGGTGAATCCGAATATTGATGCCAAGACCAATCCCAAGATCACGACCGGACTCTTCAGCACCAAATTCGGCCTGATTGAAAGTGAAGCCCGGGCTTTGGCCGAGCGGGTGCGTCAGCTGCCGTCGCTGCGTTTGGTCGGGGTAGGCTGCCACATAGGAAGCCAAATTGTCGATGTTGCACCTCTTGCGGAAGCGGCCGTGCGCATGACTCAGTTCGCCGCTGGTTTGCGTGAGCTGGGGCATCAGCTTGAATTCATCGACCTTGGCGGCGGCGTGGGCATTCGTTACAAGTCGGAAGTGCCGCCGACCATGGAGAGCTATGCGCAGGCGATTTTAAGCGCTGTGAAACCCACGGGTCTTAAGCTTTTGATCGAGCCGGGACGCGTTGTGGTGGGGAATGCGGGTGTGCTTCTGTGTTCGGTGCTGCTGACCAAGCGCACGCCCGAGAAAAACTTTTTGATCGTCGATGGCGCGATGAATGATCTGGTGCGCCCGACGATGTATGACTCGTATCATGAAATCAAAGCTGTGAAAGCATCGCGTGGACCCACGGAGACCTATGACGTCGTCGGTCCTATTTGCGAGACCGGCGATTACTTCGGCAAGGATCGCGTGCTGCCGCCGTGCGCGCCTGGTGATCTTATCTATCTAGCCAGCTCGGGTGCTTATGGTGCGGCGATGGCTTCGAATTATAATAGCCGTCCACGCGCGCCTGAGGTTCTGGTGGATGGCGCGGATTATCGCGTGATTCGGCGGCGTGAGACGCTGCAGGACCTTTGGGAGCTGGAGCTTTAA
- a CDS encoding YhdH/YhfP family quinone oxidoreductase — translation MTFRALRVLKDGVNQSQLVTMDWDQLAPGNVLIEAEWSSINYKDALAITGRGKILKKFPSNPGIDVAGRVKQSDDPRYPLGMPVLVTGCGLGENQDGGLAQYVKVPAEWVIPLPPGLSPRDAMIFGTAGFTVGICLHRLLRNDQTPDKGPMVVTGASGGVGSLAVAMLAKLGFEVIAVSGKDEQKEPLRALGAARVMRPEELELGQKPLETVRFGGAIDNVGGPLLEGILRHVNLWGNVASVGLAGGHTLQATVMPFILRGVSILGISSTNCPRPLREEIWKKLAGEWKPRSLDAFVSREITLDAVTMAAEEMLERKTSGRTLVKLT, via the coding sequence ATGACATTTCGTGCGTTGCGCGTTCTTAAAGACGGCGTCAATCAAAGTCAGCTGGTGACCATGGACTGGGATCAACTGGCGCCGGGCAATGTCCTTATCGAAGCGGAGTGGTCGAGCATCAACTACAAGGATGCCCTCGCGATCACCGGCCGCGGAAAAATTCTGAAAAAATTTCCATCCAATCCTGGCATCGATGTCGCCGGTCGTGTGAAGCAGTCGGATGATCCGCGTTATCCCTTGGGCATGCCGGTGCTCGTCACAGGCTGCGGCCTTGGGGAAAATCAGGATGGTGGGCTTGCTCAGTATGTAAAAGTTCCTGCGGAATGGGTGATTCCCCTGCCTCCGGGTTTAAGCCCGCGGGACGCGATGATCTTTGGAACGGCTGGTTTCACGGTCGGCATCTGTCTGCATCGTTTGCTGCGGAATGATCAGACGCCCGATAAAGGCCCCATGGTTGTCACGGGTGCCAGCGGCGGCGTGGGATCTTTGGCTGTCGCCATGCTCGCAAAACTCGGTTTTGAAGTCATCGCGGTCAGCGGCAAGGATGAACAGAAAGAACCGCTGCGGGCTTTGGGCGCTGCCCGTGTGATGCGTCCCGAGGAATTGGAGTTGGGTCAAAAACCACTGGAAACCGTGCGTTTCGGTGGAGCGATTGATAACGTCGGCGGGCCTTTGCTCGAAGGCATTCTGCGGCATGTGAACCTTTGGGGGAACGTGGCTTCGGTGGGATTGGCCGGAGGCCACACTCTTCAGGCAACCGTCATGCCCTTTATTTTAAGGGGCGTGAGCATACTCGGAATCAGTTCCACGAATTGCCCAAGACCCCTGCGGGAAGAGATTTGGAAAAAGCTGGCCGGCGAATGGAAGCCCAGGTCGCTTGATGCTTTTGTGAGCCGCGAGATCACTCTGGATGCGGTGACCATGGCGGCGGAAGAAATGCTCGAACGCAAGACCAGCGGCCGAACTCTCGTGAAACTTACCTGA
- a CDS encoding ATP-binding protein — protein sequence MSYVTALDKDRQREQMFLIRSICLIGGIVYPLWSFIYRYILPESHDPIGPRLMISALAGLNIALTFFKIQRSNLIPFLYASILVMTGHLVWISLMNDFHPFYQMGIMVLICVSVPFYETLPGLFTYIGVSTALFLTLLFLRPLQELLIFYMACATVFVVSTYALFIRLTLIEKLRASRVQFAASADRIAAINRDVSSIMENIQLGVFTIESQAGEVGAQYSHALEDIVGYRIPPGHTIHDILRHTDLSDDHRAQVHSVVASIGDDPIAFTLNSHVLPQECQFKTPGGGTSVLEWEWSVIVDTDRNQIQKILVSLRDVTEFRNLMHQNEEKKKELKLILEIVAIDKSKVVTVFTSIRKLLDHAALELQDQDRVAPETLRFIFREIHTIKGLARSFHLETLANLCHGAEDQMNPLKEEKAIIARSRVELMLQPLHEIFRDYTTILTDKFGVALDSEVHVSLTYAEIDWIIHNLKTALTSGEDFVVHVQEMYDFILSKSLHSLTSLLAPFLGSLGEMAAQLEKPAPRIDIQGDDLGFLPEAHDLLQSVFAHIIRNAIDHGIEDPAERLAKGKSREGLISIMAAHEADALHIYVRDDGRGLNLQGIQDTAVAKGLLGPHETPTREQLSLMIFKADFSTRKVVNSISGRGVGMEAVQTYLKSFGGTIRIEFLDAETDFASFRFHITLPQSVLDPASLERRIRDTPSVA from the coding sequence GTGAGCTACGTAACTGCACTGGACAAGGATCGGCAGCGGGAACAAATGTTTCTGATTCGTTCTATATGCTTGATTGGCGGTATTGTCTATCCCCTTTGGAGCTTCATCTATCGCTACATCCTGCCCGAATCGCACGATCCCATCGGGCCCCGTCTTATGATATCGGCGTTGGCAGGGCTTAACATTGCGTTGACGTTTTTCAAAATTCAGCGGTCCAATCTGATTCCTTTTCTTTACGCTTCCATACTGGTCATGACGGGCCACCTCGTATGGATTTCGCTCATGAACGATTTTCACCCATTCTATCAAATGGGTATTATGGTTCTGATCTGCGTGTCCGTCCCTTTTTATGAAACCCTTCCCGGTCTTTTCACCTACATTGGTGTCAGCACGGCTCTGTTTTTGACCCTTCTTTTCCTGCGGCCTTTGCAGGAACTCCTCATCTTCTACATGGCCTGCGCCACCGTATTTGTCGTCTCGACCTACGCCCTTTTCATTCGACTGACCCTGATAGAAAAGCTGAGAGCCAGTCGGGTTCAGTTCGCAGCATCAGCGGATCGGATTGCAGCCATCAATCGTGACGTCTCGTCCATCATGGAAAACATTCAGCTCGGCGTTTTCACCATTGAATCGCAGGCTGGCGAGGTCGGAGCGCAGTATTCCCACGCTCTGGAAGACATCGTGGGCTATCGCATTCCTCCCGGGCACACGATTCACGATATTCTGCGCCACACGGATTTGTCCGATGATCACAGGGCACAGGTCCATTCCGTGGTGGCGTCCATCGGCGACGATCCCATCGCGTTCACGTTGAATTCCCATGTTTTGCCACAGGAATGTCAGTTCAAAACACCAGGGGGCGGGACGAGCGTCCTCGAATGGGAGTGGAGTGTGATCGTGGATACCGATCGCAATCAGATTCAGAAGATCCTGGTCTCTCTTCGCGATGTGACCGAGTTTCGAAACCTTATGCATCAGAATGAAGAAAAGAAAAAGGAACTCAAACTCATTCTGGAAATCGTGGCCATTGATAAAAGCAAGGTCGTCACCGTCTTTACGTCCATTCGCAAGCTGCTTGATCATGCGGCCCTGGAGCTTCAGGACCAGGACCGTGTGGCGCCGGAAACCCTAAGGTTCATCTTTCGCGAAATTCACACGATCAAGGGGCTGGCCCGCAGCTTTCACCTGGAGACCCTGGCCAATCTTTGCCATGGGGCCGAGGATCAGATGAATCCTTTGAAGGAGGAAAAGGCGATCATTGCCCGAAGCCGGGTGGAGCTTATGCTGCAGCCCCTGCACGAGATTTTCAGGGATTATACCACGATTCTTACAGATAAATTTGGAGTGGCGCTGGATTCGGAAGTGCATGTGTCGCTGACTTATGCCGAGATTGACTGGATCATTCACAACCTGAAAACAGCGCTGACTTCGGGCGAGGACTTCGTGGTCCATGTGCAGGAGATGTATGATTTCATCCTGAGCAAGTCTCTCCACTCGCTAACGTCTCTCTTGGCTCCGTTTCTGGGATCACTTGGAGAGATGGCTGCGCAGCTTGAAAAGCCGGCGCCGCGCATCGACATCCAAGGGGACGATCTTGGGTTTTTACCGGAAGCCCACGACCTTCTGCAGTCCGTCTTTGCCCATATCATCCGCAACGCCATTGATCATGGCATCGAGGACCCAGCGGAACGCCTCGCCAAGGGCAAGAGCCGGGAAGGCCTGATTTCCATCATGGCCGCGCATGAGGCGGATGCTCTGCATATTTATGTTCGCGACGATGGGCGGGGTCTTAATCTTCAAGGCATCCAGGATACGGCTGTGGCGAAAGGCCTCCTGGGTCCGCATGAAACGCCGACACGGGAGCAGCTGAGTCTTATGATTTTCAAAGCGGATTTTTCCACCAGGAAAGTGGTCAATAGCATCTCGGGCCGGGGCGTCGGGATGGAAGCGGTGCAGACTTATCTGAAGAGCTTCGGTGGAACCATCCGAATCGAATTCCTGGATGCCGAGACGGACTTCGCAAGCTTCCGCTTCCATATCACGCTGCCCCAAAGCGTCCTGGATCCCGCCTCACTCGAAAGGCGTATCCGGGATACGCCCTCCGTTGCGTGA
- the pepN gene encoding aminopeptidase N, which translates to MKAEAPQAVLLKDYTPPSYWVKRVKLTIDLDPDKTVVRSAIRYQHNPGQPRSLRLEGSELKLLEVRLDEKPLDLKDLDYSPQHLELKALPEDFELEVVTEINPRANLAYEGLYLSRNNYYTQCEPEGFRRITYFLDRPDVMTEYETTLRASKEHCPVLLSNGNLIDQGPLPDGRHYAVWHDPFPKPCYLFALVAGKLSRASDVFTTHSGRKVDIHLYVEDVNLPKTPFAVDAIKRAMIWDEKVYGLEYDLDLFMVVAVSDFNMGAMENKGLNIFNSKYILASTETATDEDFEKILGVVGHEYFHNWTGNRVTLRDWFQLSLKEGLTVFRDQEFSSDEGSRAVKRVTDVRLLREQQFPEDSGPMAHPVRPESYIEINNFYTATVYHKGAEVIRMLHTIIGPETYRKTMDRYFAKFDGQAVTVEDFLAVVEEVSGQSMSQFKLWYQQAGTPQVSVTRSYDAAARSLKLSVQQNLPTTPGQTSKQPQLIPLRVAFLGANGKALETTWLGKKAHEHLLLLDQSKAEFVFQDVNEQPIPSLLRGFSAPVILDAQLTRSELYTLLRADTDAFNRYEAGQTLALQTILGKAKGTLQALDKEYVEAFKALLNDTTVDPRLVAMSIQAPTTDYIINREDNADMEAIFQARSWLLQQLAEQCSQELLAVYQRTREVAYKTGKEAIGRRDLNNASLALLAAHRTDATQNLILEHYKTATNMTDSFGALSAIVHLKTPAREATLQDFYNRWKDDALVIDKWFQVQSSSQHPDVLQHVKALLAHPDFDLHNPNRVYSVFRHFAKSNPNGFHHKSGEGYATVADYVLRIDATNPQVASVLVNALSRFRKFDATRQAMIRKQLERIAAKEGLSRDVFEIVSKSLA; encoded by the coding sequence ATGAAAGCAGAAGCGCCACAAGCTGTACTATTGAAAGATTACACGCCACCCTCGTATTGGGTGAAGCGAGTGAAACTCACGATTGATTTGGATCCTGATAAGACTGTGGTGCGTTCCGCCATCCGTTATCAGCATAATCCAGGACAGCCCCGCTCGCTTCGTCTGGAAGGCTCGGAGTTGAAACTCCTCGAAGTCCGCCTCGACGAAAAACCGCTGGATTTAAAGGATCTGGACTATAGTCCGCAGCATCTGGAACTCAAAGCCCTTCCCGAGGACTTCGAACTCGAAGTCGTCACCGAGATCAATCCGCGCGCGAACCTCGCCTACGAAGGACTTTATCTCTCGCGCAATAATTACTACACCCAGTGCGAGCCCGAGGGCTTCCGTCGCATCACCTATTTCCTCGACCGTCCCGATGTGATGACCGAATATGAAACCACGCTGCGGGCCTCCAAGGAGCACTGCCCGGTGCTTCTGTCGAACGGCAATCTTATCGACCAGGGCCCCTTGCCGGACGGCCGGCATTATGCTGTGTGGCATGATCCCTTTCCCAAGCCCTGCTATCTCTTTGCGCTTGTGGCCGGCAAGCTGAGTCGTGCCAGCGATGTGTTCACCACGCACTCCGGCCGCAAAGTGGACATTCATCTTTACGTCGAGGACGTGAACCTTCCCAAAACGCCTTTTGCCGTGGATGCTATCAAGCGGGCCATGATCTGGGATGAAAAGGTCTACGGCCTTGAATATGACCTCGATCTTTTCATGGTGGTGGCCGTCAGTGACTTCAATATGGGCGCTATGGAAAACAAGGGTCTGAACATCTTCAACTCCAAATATATCCTGGCCAGCACCGAAACAGCGACGGATGAGGACTTTGAAAAAATTCTCGGCGTCGTGGGCCATGAATACTTCCATAACTGGACCGGCAACCGCGTGACCCTGCGCGATTGGTTTCAGTTGAGTCTTAAGGAAGGCCTGACTGTCTTCCGCGATCAGGAATTCTCGTCCGATGAGGGATCGCGGGCGGTGAAGCGCGTGACCGATGTGCGTCTGCTCCGCGAGCAGCAATTCCCCGAGGACAGCGGCCCCATGGCCCATCCCGTGCGGCCGGAAAGCTATATCGAGATCAATAACTTCTATACCGCGACCGTCTATCACAAAGGTGCGGAAGTCATTCGCATGCTGCATACCATCATCGGTCCGGAAACCTACCGGAAAACGATGGATCGGTATTTTGCGAAGTTCGATGGCCAGGCCGTGACCGTCGAGGATTTCCTGGCCGTTGTCGAGGAAGTGTCCGGACAGAGCATGAGTCAATTCAAACTCTGGTATCAGCAGGCTGGCACGCCCCAGGTGTCCGTGACGCGAAGCTACGATGCGGCCGCTCGCAGTTTGAAATTAAGCGTGCAGCAAAACCTGCCGACCACACCTGGTCAAACGTCGAAGCAGCCTCAGCTGATTCCTCTGCGCGTCGCTTTCCTGGGTGCCAATGGCAAAGCTTTGGAAACGACATGGCTTGGCAAAAAAGCCCATGAGCATCTTCTGCTTTTGGATCAAAGCAAGGCTGAATTCGTCTTCCAGGATGTGAATGAGCAGCCGATTCCATCCCTGCTGCGCGGTTTCTCGGCGCCGGTGATTTTGGATGCGCAGCTGACCCGCTCCGAACTTTATACGCTCCTGCGGGCCGATACGGATGCCTTCAATCGTTACGAAGCCGGACAAACCCTGGCCCTTCAAACGATACTGGGCAAGGCCAAAGGCACGCTTCAGGCTTTGGACAAGGAATATGTCGAAGCTTTCAAGGCTCTTTTGAATGATACAACAGTGGATCCGCGCCTCGTCGCGATGTCGATTCAGGCTCCGACCACCGATTACATCATCAATCGTGAAGACAACGCGGACATGGAGGCTATTTTCCAGGCCCGTTCGTGGCTCCTGCAGCAGCTGGCCGAGCAATGCAGCCAGGAGCTTCTGGCTGTCTATCAAAGAACGCGTGAAGTCGCCTATAAAACCGGCAAAGAGGCCATCGGCCGCCGCGATCTGAACAACGCCAGCCTCGCTTTGCTTGCGGCCCATCGGACCGATGCGACCCAGAATCTGATTCTGGAGCACTATAAAACCGCCACGAATATGACCGATAGTTTTGGGGCCCTGAGCGCCATCGTGCATCTCAAGACTCCGGCTCGCGAAGCCACGCTGCAGGACTTTTACAACCGCTGGAAAGACGATGCCCTGGTGATCGACAAGTGGTTTCAGGTGCAGTCCAGCTCGCAGCACCCTGATGTCCTTCAGCACGTGAAGGCCCTGCTCGCGCATCCGGACTTCGATCTGCACAATCCCAATCGCGTGTACTCGGTCTTCCGGCATTTCGCGAAGAGCAATCCCAACGGCTTCCATCACAAAAGCGGTGAAGGCTATGCGACCGTCGCCGATTACGTGCTGCGGATTGATGCCACCAATCCCCAGGTCGCCTCGGTCCTGGTCAATGCTTTGAGTCGTTTCCGGAAGTTTGATGCCACGCGTCAGGCCATGATCCGTAAGCAGCTCGAACGCATCGCGGCCAAGGAAGGTTTGTCCCGCGACGTCTTCGAGATCGTTTCGAAATCCCTGGCCTGA
- a CDS encoding CFI-box-CTERM domain-containing protein: MFRKFLLFTSCLLTLASQNGYAAISLDTPKAVLQRGTYSKVTLSFTLSNISAQELATYEMGKAETDDGIRSLTRYLDICVNTEPGKKCSEGPSIKKARYATNSQFDKTPELEFDNSHTISFAVGSPRFEIPADDLTQTYRNLYVTLEINASGTPFSTSTYIAMRLLPGTSTNTSDYKDAEVQPKLAVAANDVIDSFAVVPSKNRLTATWNEEEQINLANGEMATPDGAIAFQVEQDQWGKAFIPLHTYNETSPQSEITIPDACQVTANAETKACSVDCPGATGADNYYLKVDDLKAANIPVITSGNTGNLSITDLDNTKVYAVVLQSQPDGLKRSCIVAQPSDAVTLSELGGGPEPTVKDPRCFIATAAYGSPLDPHLNTLRWFRDNVLLVTEFGHKLVQLYYDVSPPLADFIAARPTLRTLTRGVLWLPVIVIEFWRERPSLLLTLAAMGSTFMLLYLRRRSLRASL, from the coding sequence GTGTTTAGAAAATTCTTACTCTTCACCAGCTGCCTGCTGACTCTCGCGTCGCAGAACGGATACGCCGCGATCAGTCTCGACACGCCCAAAGCTGTTCTGCAGCGAGGCACCTATTCCAAAGTCACTCTTTCCTTCACACTCAGCAATATCTCGGCCCAGGAACTCGCCACCTATGAGATGGGCAAGGCGGAAACGGATGACGGAATCCGCTCGCTCACGCGTTATCTTGATATCTGCGTGAATACGGAACCTGGGAAAAAATGCAGTGAAGGCCCTTCGATAAAAAAGGCCCGCTATGCGACCAACTCGCAGTTCGATAAGACTCCCGAACTGGAATTCGACAATTCGCATACGATCAGCTTCGCCGTCGGCAGTCCTCGCTTCGAGATTCCCGCCGATGATCTGACCCAGACCTATCGCAACCTCTATGTCACGCTCGAAATCAACGCGAGCGGCACACCTTTTTCAACCAGCACCTACATCGCCATGCGGCTTCTTCCCGGCACCAGCACCAACACCAGCGATTACAAGGATGCTGAAGTCCAACCCAAGCTGGCCGTCGCGGCCAATGATGTCATTGACAGCTTCGCTGTGGTTCCTTCGAAAAATAGGCTGACTGCGACCTGGAATGAAGAGGAGCAGATCAACCTTGCGAACGGTGAGATGGCGACGCCCGATGGGGCGATTGCTTTTCAGGTGGAGCAGGATCAATGGGGCAAAGCTTTTATTCCGCTGCATACCTATAATGAAACGAGCCCCCAGTCCGAAATCACAATTCCTGATGCCTGCCAGGTCACGGCGAACGCGGAAACCAAGGCCTGCTCCGTGGATTGTCCAGGAGCGACCGGCGCCGACAATTATTACCTTAAAGTCGATGACCTGAAAGCGGCCAACATTCCCGTTATCACATCAGGCAATACAGGCAATCTCTCGATCACGGATCTCGACAATACCAAGGTCTATGCCGTGGTTCTGCAGAGTCAGCCGGATGGATTGAAACGCAGCTGCATCGTGGCCCAGCCCTCTGATGCTGTCACCCTGAGCGAGCTCGGCGGCGGCCCGGAACCGACCGTGAAAGATCCCCGCTGTTTCATAGCGACAGCTGCTTATGGTTCGCCTTTGGATCCGCATTTGAACACCCTGCGCTGGTTCCGCGACAATGTTCTGCTCGTCACCGAATTCGGTCACAAGCTGGTGCAGCTTTACTATGACGTCAGCCCGCCTTTGGCGGATTTCATTGCCGCGCGCCCGACTCTGCGCACGCTCACGCGCGGCGTCCTTTGGCTGCCGGTCATAGTCATTGAATTCTGGCGGGAACGTCCGTCGCTGCTTTTGACTCTTGCAGCGATGGGCTCGACCTTCATGCTCCTGTATCTTCGGCGGCGCTCCCTGCGGGCGTCTCTTTAA
- a CDS encoding MBL fold metallo-hydrolase has product MKLRMWGTRGSLPRAITHDTFVNLVDSYAKRAEKAGLSTISEFRNALRDGDLGRPLVYGGNTSCNEIIFKNHRFFVDMGTGFADASSEVMAQGRTEFTVFMTHLHWDHIMGLPFFVPIYIPGTKLVIYHVHPHAPEFIKIQFNGINFPVKWEELGATVEFRKIKLYDKLQFDDLTVSPLALDHPGGSFGYRFDASGCSLLIGVDGEYKRITPEALGKDLPYYQDLDLLVFDGQYEMDELASRYDWGHCSPPIGVDLAMREGIRNIIMTHHDPRASEAKEERMLQQAMNHCQKQLEFHKDLWVSLGQPEGPRIQLAYDGLEFDLTRLPPRHQLPKYRKNP; this is encoded by the coding sequence GTGAAGCTACGCATGTGGGGTACCCGCGGCTCTTTGCCGCGCGCGATTACCCATGACACTTTTGTGAATCTAGTGGACTCTTACGCCAAACGTGCGGAAAAGGCCGGTTTGAGCACCATCAGCGAATTCCGCAACGCTCTGCGTGATGGTGATCTGGGCCGGCCTTTGGTTTACGGCGGCAATACCTCGTGCAATGAAATCATCTTCAAGAACCATCGCTTCTTCGTCGACATGGGGACCGGCTTTGCCGATGCCTCGTCGGAAGTCATGGCCCAGGGCCGGACGGAATTCACCGTGTTTATGACCCATCTTCATTGGGATCACATCATGGGTCTGCCGTTCTTCGTGCCTATCTATATTCCCGGCACCAAACTGGTGATCTATCACGTGCATCCCCATGCGCCGGAATTCATCAAAATCCAGTTCAACGGCATCAATTTTCCCGTCAAATGGGAGGAATTAGGTGCGACCGTGGAATTCCGTAAGATCAAACTCTACGACAAGCTTCAATTCGACGATCTCACCGTCTCGCCTTTGGCGCTGGATCATCCCGGAGGCTCCTTTGGTTATCGCTTCGACGCGAGCGGCTGTTCCCTGCTGATCGGAGTCGACGGTGAATACAAGCGCATCACGCCTGAAGCGCTAGGCAAGGACCTTCCCTACTATCAGGACCTGGATCTTCTGGTTTTTGATGGTCAATATGAGATGGACGAGCTGGCCAGCCGCTACGATTGGGGGCACTGTTCGCCTCCGATTGGCGTGGATCTGGCTATGCGCGAGGGCATTCGCAATATCATCATGACCCATCATGATCCACGCGCCAGTGAAGCCAAAGAGGAGCGCATGCTGCAGCAGGCGATGAACCACTGCCAAAAGCAGCTGGAATTCCATAAGGACCTTTGGGTCAGCCTCGGCCAGCCGGAAGGACCTCGCATCCAACTGGCCTATGATGGTCTGGAGTTTGATCTGACCCGTCTGCCTCCACGGCATCAGCTGCCGAAGTACCGCAAAAACCCCTGA